From Thermomicrobiales bacterium, the proteins below share one genomic window:
- a CDS encoding extracellular solute-binding protein, whose amino-acid sequence AVIPQSVLTDVSPLVTIPGYFGDGELGILRESAKWYGYWTEEDAALAEQIGVAYFPGNDGPMALGDASDAWYLNRNSKNPDLAWAFIAAFNSAESQAAHAVVDLRLPARDDARADVAWLATPLAAKMLDVAESLPVPPPEPQFRKLIGVVQTATGLVATGETTPDEAISRFADELTRAMGKPNVISEPCP is encoded by the coding sequence CGGCAGTCATTCCCCAATCGGTGCTGACCGACGTCTCGCCACTGGTGACGATTCCCGGGTACTTTGGTGACGGGGAGCTTGGCATTTTGCGTGAATCCGCCAAGTGGTACGGCTACTGGACCGAGGAAGATGCGGCGTTGGCGGAGCAGATCGGCGTCGCCTATTTCCCGGGAAACGACGGCCCCATGGCGCTCGGGGATGCGAGCGACGCCTGGTACCTGAACCGCAATTCGAAGAACCCCGATCTCGCCTGGGCGTTCATCGCGGCATTCAATTCCGCTGAGAGCCAGGCCGCCCATGCGGTTGTCGATCTCCGCCTTCCGGCGCGTGACGATGCGCGGGCCGATGTTGCCTGGCTGGCGACGCCGTTGGCCGCGAAGATGCTGGATGTGGCGGAGTCGTTGCCGGTCCCGCCTCCGGAACCGCAGTTCCGCAAGCTGATCGGGGTCGTGCAAACAGCCACCGGCCTGGTTGCGACCGGCGAAACGACACCCGATGAGGCAATCAGCCGGTTCGCCGACGAGCTGACCCGGGCCATGGGCAAGCCCAACGTCATCTCGGAGCCGTGTCCATGA